CTGTTTGTTGTGGTGGCGACTGGCGGGTCAAACTGTTATCTCTAAGGCCACCAGCCGACTTAAACATTTCTAAAGTTAATTCTTCTAAGGAGTTCAGCATGAATTTTTGGTctaattcatatatttttacgtcaagaacattttattttttatctcttgcttGTCCTTTATATTGAATCACTGGCAGGAAGATGAAATACGCGTGGTAGTTTACATTACTGTTTGAGGGAGTAAGTGTATTcaaactgatatatatatatatatatatatatatatatatatatatatatatatatatatatatatatatatatatatatatatatatatatatatatatatataaataaacagataaagtaaatacaacaaaaaataaagacaaattaatgaagagagagagagagagagagagagaaagagggcggAGAATAATGTTGAAAGCACAAATGTGAGGCAGTACACCTGTGATGGAGGAATGTATGAACTGCGTCATGTTTATTGGCACGTGCAAGTGTCCTACATGCGCTGCGCGGCTCTGCCTGTTTGCTGCTAAATTTGGCACAGTAGTCTGCTAGAGGACAATGAGCGATGTGCGATGTAAaaacacatttctctctttccctttacatACCTGACCTCGATACTTGTTACCACGCTAAAGTTTCAGAGTCAACTGATTTTGCATGATGACAGTACTGTGGCGCCATATCAGTGTTCAGtattgaggagaggaggaagaggggcaaCTGTCTATGGTGAGGGCAGATGGAGGGAGACACACTTCCCCCTTCCTCAAGTAAGCCACTGTTTTGGAGAAGCCTCGACTCGTTTGATTGATTATTTGACTTCGCTTTATtcattctacctttcctttatgtgtgtggctgtgggcGTGTAAATTATAAACAACCCATCAATAGGAAAGCTGTGAGCAATATGCAAGGTACAAAAACTGCAAGCTACAGAAATAAAGTTCATtattatataaaaacaaacaatactgACCTCCAACTCATATATTACAATGCAGGTACATTACAAAACACTTGAcatgcctccttccttctcttcttacaaaGGAGTGTCCCATACAGCCCAAatactatattttttaaaaattttctttagTCTCCTATAACTCCTTCAAGAGGATTGTCATGCCAGTTACCAGCTAGTTACTAAAACACtccactccttcacttccctgtcCTGTTCTTAACCTCTGGTGCATGTATGTTTAAGCATCTCATTCTCCATAGTACATCTCACACCTCGCCATCCTTCAACCACACTAAATAGTACAAACTTACTATGCTCACTTTCTTACATCTACCAACTATATACAGTTAGAATTATCATAGTTTTTACTTTTGCTGGATTCATGAATCACATAAATctgagtaaaaataaatacaaaattctTAAAATGTGGCAatctcaagaaaataaaagtacaatTCTAatacattccttctcttttgatTAAACTAATGAAATTTGTTTTAATCTGCTGCATCCTACCCTACCCTCCTTATTGCTACACCCCATCCTACTCCAATCATTCCCTACCTCaatatccctcccctcccctcaaccCACCCTAATCCATCTTAGCCATAGGAAGAAACCCCAGTGCCTAGGGACTTCATTAAGGTGTAGCAGTCCTGAAGGCGCCGCTTGTCCCCAATTTTCTCCAGGGTCTTAGCAGCCTCAGCCAGCATGCCTGCACGCTCCCCAGGCGAGGAGAGCAGCTGTGAGGGGAGATGTCTGCAGGCCAACATGAGGGCAGTGGCATGCTCTCTCTCCCCACTGAATCTCTCTGGATTCTTATCTGTTTTGGGATGACAGTGAAAGCATTATTACACTGAACTCCCAAACTGAACTTTAAGTATAAGGAAAATGCTACTTTGGGAAGCAGTGTCAGCTAAAATCTACACCAAAGTCACGGGATTACTGTCTTTCTAGCTTACATAAAATTCTAAGTTAGGTGAAACAAAAATTAACATTCAAAGTGTGGGTATTCCTGGCACAGTGAACTTTGAGAtggtgaaaaataataaaggatgcAAAGAATGCAAAGAACACATAAGACCTGAGAGAAGGCTCACCCTTGCCACAGATGACTGAAGGTCGACTGTAGCGGTGTCGAAGGGAGCGGTCAAGAAGCTGCTGTGTCCTGGCTGGGGAGGCACCAGCCATCATCCTCAGTGTGGCCTCATGCAAGAACACTCTGGCCACCACACCCTGGAAGCCAAAGATCAATATTTAGCGAGACCATTCCTATTCAATTAACATCATCCCTACAATGTATATCTcacaaaagcaacacaaacaagTACATCTattaaaaattataagaaaatctACTCGAAACAAGAGACTCTTCACTATATCATGTACTCACGGGAAGATAATGAACCAGCTTGCGAAGGAGTGCCAGGTCATGCTGGAAGCCTTGCAGCACATGTGGTGGTGCCACAGTGAGTGTGTCACAGTCTCGCACTACCTCCCCTTCCCAGGCTACTGTCCGCACTCCAAGCAGCCAGTCCACCACAATTAGCTGTACACTCTGTGAAGCAAAAGAGTATTGTCACAAAAATATTTACCCAATCACCATTACTTCACAACTTACTCCTTACCCTtaatacacacactacactctcCATACAAGTTTGCTTCATGAAAGATTCCACATACTCCACAGATCACATAATGGATACAGTGCTGCTTTGGCCACCTGCTGAGGGCTGCAATGCAGGAGCACTGCAGAGTTTAATTCCTGCAATGCAACGACAATGCATCCTCAACAGGCGCTGACATGGTCTTCATGGCACCAACGAGCCTGTACCGAGAGAAAATTAGTGATCCAAGGCAATATGGACTCACTCACCTGAACCATGGAGTGTGGATGCTTGTAGGAGGCCTGGTGGATGGAGTCGCTGAGAGCAGCCCCGGAGCGGTCACACAGCCGCAGCACAACAGATAGAGAACCGTGGCCCAGCTGACGCCTTGCCCTGAGGAGAAGAGATATTACGTTGTTCAGTACCAATAATCCTTACCACATTGAGCTTCATAATAGTTCATGCCAACCCAGAACCAACCCAGAAGCACAGCCACCAGTCACAACCAGATCTGAAGGGACTCACCTGACAGCATAGAGAACAGCTGTGGGAAGGGGATCTTCTGAGGTCCTGAGGTACTCTGGAGTGTTCTCCAAGGTGGAGAAGAGGGTCTCAGCCAGGTCATCTTCACCCAGTAGCCAGTGGGCAATCACTCCCAACAAAGAACTCCACCAACTGCAAAcctaggagagaaaaagagttaaATATGGTCATGATGTTTCATTGTATAAAATCAATAGGAATTTTTTAAGACTTTAATTCAAACACCTGTAATCCTTATCCTCACAGCTGGTCATCTCTGCCCCTGTATTCTTCTATCCataccacaaacccacaaacatATTTCTGCATTCATTATCACTTAAAGCCaaactctttccttttatctttctagcACCCTTTCCCATACTTTCAGATGCCTGACGACCTCACCTCATCCCTTGAAGCCGCATGAAGGGCGGCGCCGGGTGGGGCAGTGAAGGTGTGCTGGAGGGTGTGCAGGTAACGCAGCACATCTGGAGTGGTGGTGCGAGAGTGGGAGCCACCCTCCTCATGGCCATCTTCAGCCTTATTGCCAGGGTTCACCAGTGTAGTGATGGCACACTCCAGCAGGTGCTCTCTTtagggaaacagaagaaaaaaaatcagtacaGGAAAAAGAACCTGGATAAAGCATTTATCCAGATTCTATTAGATTTCCTATACGACCTATTGATCTGCAATGATTACATCTGCTGGTCACATCTGTGAATGTGTGAATGGATACTTACAAGCTATCTAAACTTTTGGCATGGTCATCCCTCACACAAGACACCAATCATAAAATgtcaaaacaaatattttccaAATATAACAAGGGGAAATGGTACTAGAGTAAGGCTGCTACTGACCTGTACAGCAGGAGAAGGTATGCCAGAGGGTCTGCCTTATCTGTAAGCCGGGTAAACATTGACTGGCGATCTGCATCATAAGACCACTTGTGGGACGCAAAGAACCTACGGCCCGAGGGAGTGAAGAGCCACGCCAGGGTCGGAGGAGGGGTGGAGCGGCCAGCTAAGCCCAGCAAGACCCGGGCCAGCAGGCGGCACGGCTCGGGCAGGCTCTCCTTCACTCGCAAGGCACACATCACCAACATCTCCGCCATGTCTCCTCCTGCATCATCATAGCAACATCTCATCAATTGAAATCAGATTTAGATACGGCATTGCTGACACTTTCCTCATCCAAACAGGCATGACAAAGTCTCCCCTTGAACCTGTCCACATAAACCTTACTCTTGCATGTCACACTCTTAATCTCCCATCCTTTTGACTACCTCAACCAATACACAAATGCATCATAACAAATAATCATGTCTCTCCTTCAAAACTCTCATCCAAGAAATACACAGGAAATCCATATCATTTCCTACTTGATAAAGGCCTTTAGTCATCACATCGTAGAGATACATTTCAAGAGAAACTAAGATAAATATTATAAATGTGAACAATGATCATGATCTTAAGAAGATATAAATAATCATTAACCCAAATTAACCATATGCGACTTGTTGCCTAATGTGTTTGTCATCTCCCGAAATGCTTACCTCCAACGGGGCCACTTTCTCCCAGGTTAATGGAGGTGATGGCCAGGTAGAGGCCCAGCAGGTGAGAGGTGTCTGAGGTGTGTCCCATGAGGTGCAGTTGGTGCAGTCTGTGGTACACACGTGCACActcacaaacattctctctcacatcttcccTCACACATCTGtggaaaaagatgacaaaatCAATCCTTAAAAACAATATAAGATGCCAACACTTTTCATATCACCAGTTTACTTCATGTGTTTTTCTGCATGTTTACAAATATCAACAATCAAACAGCAATGAGTCTTTAAATATACTGGGTGTCTATTGTATATGAACAAGACAGAAATACAACTAAATATTTTGTACATTTTGCAACACTACTGTTTTCCAACACAACTGAAAGGTAAGGTGACACTCACGGCTGGAGGAAGAGGCCACCAGCATACTTGGCCAGCCAGCGGCCCAGGTAGAGGCGCTGCAGGAGTTGGCGTGTCACTTGCCACAGCACAGACAAAACCTTCTCTGGCCAGGTGGTGGGCAGTGGGCGTCCAATGGATTGTAGAGCCTGAGAGTACTGCTGACTGGCGCTGGCATACTGCCCCTGAGACGACAACAAAAATGAACTCCCATAGCCACTACATAATAAAGGTATGCCCGATACAATTTTGTACAGAATATGTGGGGTGGATTGTAATAGACAGCCATGTGGATTCACAACttacactatcattatcattattcatttacttattttttaatgttatggcctacagcacctgtaggcatacttgaagagtatgtgggaagcgctgttcagcttccacccattagtagcgcaggcaattttatttagtgATACCCATAtcaggacccatatcaccacccaagtgcatctttggtgtaaccacctagaatctgcGTATCATAGTGACACGCAGGTAACTTTAAAAACAcgcaacaaatggcatagcttcagagtggtatgtggtgggattcgaacttatGTGTGGACGTCTgtccaatcccacgctcaccactttatccactacgccaccacctcctATATTAAGTGAAAATACAACCTAACAGATTCAGCTTATATACACTATAGGGAAAACCAAATGTAAAAGCTAGAAAAATACACATAGTACTGAAAAACTAAGTCATCAATatacattattatatttttcatctgtaCTATAGCTTGTCCGTTTTGATCATCTCAGAGCAAACCGTGTTTGGTCGGCAGtcctgcctcacctctgctctcGCTCAGCCCCACTGAGACGCAGATTCattaacaaacatttatatttattcactttactcaGTAACGACACAAGTTACATGTTACtgagtaaagtgaataaatataaatgtctGTTAATGAATCTGCGTCTCAGTGGGGCTGAGCgagagcagaggtgaggcagggctgccaaccgaacacaCGGTTTGCTCTGAGATAATCAAAACGGAAAGACTATACATTATGCATGTTGGCAGACTCTCACCTTAGACAAGTCCTGGTCAGCCTGCTTGCAGTGGCGCCAGAACTCATCGGCAGCCTGGGAGCGCCGCCTCACCACTGGCTCCCCATACACAAACACCCGCACCAGCAACACTGCCACAACAGCCAGGTTGACCAGCCACACAGCAGCAGATGACCACAGCTGGCTGAACCCATCTATGGGAACAAGAACACTTTAGTGACATGATAATGGAGTCTCTCTTCACACTGTGACCTAAAGATCTGTTCAGAAAGTTGTCAGCACTGCCAGTTCTGAAATTTGCTTGGGGCAGTTTAGGGCCTCCTAGACAAGTGAGAGGAACTTGTGGCAATGCAAGGCTTGAGCTGATTGATCAATATATTCTTTGATCTTAAGTACAAGCTGGCcaaaagaaataagagtaagGATTCTGAGTGACTTGAGGTTCATTCTGCATTACATTGTGGATACCTTGAAAAATTATGGCACATGAAGATGACGGATATACAATTTTTAAAAACCATAAGGTAGAATACGAACTGACTGCATCCTGAGCCACAGGCACACCAGCAGGTATGAGATCAAACAAGTCTGCAGTCACCATTCATTATGATTACAGTGCCACAACATACAAGTAAAATTGGGACATCTCTGATCAACAATGGACTTAGAAAGGTTGATACTCAACATGATGAATAGTTTTCAAATGAAGGTAGAAATTATAAATTATGCAAAAACCACAAACCAAGAGATAGTGATTCTACTTCAGTTTTTAGCAGTGAATGAAAAGCttgtaaagacacacacacacctcctgctTGGGGCTGCTCCTCTAGTATAGTACGGCCAGGCACATCTCCCATAATGGGGTGAGCAGGAGCTGGGCTGAGGGAGGCCAGAGGGTTGAAGGCCAGTACCGTCAGCACCATGACACACAGCATCATGCGGGAACCTTCTGCCATGGATGGAGCTTGAGCCACAAAATAAGGCGGACTGCTGCTTGGGGAGGGAAGCTCCTGTGGATGAGGACAAGAGCAAGAAGCCTTTAGAGCACAAAGGCATTATCCTCCAACACCAGCACTTCATATTTAAGTGTCTCATCTCTCACACAACCAGTGAAAGCAAGATGCATGATTAATTCACATGATCAATAAAAGACTAAAGATACTGCAAGCctcaaaaaaagtaaatagcaaTTATATTAGAGTAAGACATTGCAGCCCCACAACCAatacctcttccttcacctctgtcTTGGAATGTGGTGAGGGTGGCAGGGAGGAGTCTGAGAGTGGGGAGTGGGCTGGTGAGGAGctgtcagagggtggaggagtgtaGGGGCCCACCAGCAGGTCAGCAATTTTCTGGTTGCCATCCCGCATCCTGTAGGCATTGAGCTCAGCTCGCAGCCGCCTGTTCTGCCCCCGGAGGTTATGGATGTGATCAATGGCCTTTTTCAAGATCTGCGACTTGTGAAGCTGTGGAAAAAGACAGATTGCTTACAAttacacaccaaaacaacttATACAAGTGAAGCCCACTCTCACAACGATGTTTCTGGATGAATATTAACAAGTCACTTTGCTGAGCAGGACAGCAACCAGTGCCAGCAGGTATGATTTCTGAATCATCTATCACCTCAAAGTAAACTGACagttaaatgaagaaaactcACATTCATATTTTATGAACCAAGAGACTAGGTTTGATAATCCCTTCTGTGAATATTCAGGCAAAGAATGCTACGCTCTGCCAGAGACCCACCTTGGCCTCCTCCCCAGCCACCAGGTTCTTCAGTTCGATAATCTTGTCATTGATGGAACAACGGTAACGTTTCTCAATGGCATTGTGAGagttcctcttctcccccttcGGTGGCACCCCTTGAGTGGACAGCTTGACGGCAGGGCTCACAACCCTGGCCAAGGGCAGACGGTCATGCTCCAGCACCAATGGGATGCCTGCCACCACGTCTATACCCTGGATGGTGGTGAGTGCTGGGGCAGTCTTGTACACTAGGGTGTGAGGCACTGCCAGACACCCACCATtgctgttagtggtgatggtttcTGTTTTGGGCAACACCAGCTGCTGCACAAGTGttggctgctgctgcaccaGCTGGGTGACAGTGGTGACAGCCCGCTTGGCCGGAGCCAGAGCTGCCACCTGCTGCACTGGCATCCCCTGAGATGTCACATGTGCTACTGGGTTGGCCTGAGGTGCAACTGTCACCTGGGGATGGGCCAGCAGGTGATGCAGTTGGGGAGCAGCAGAGGGGGCTACACTCACAACTGGAGCCTCCACTCGCGGTGCTGGTGCCACGTGTGCCACCTGCCTCACTGGAGGAGTGCCCACCATGGACAGGTGTTGGGGCACATTGGCTTTGGCCTCAGTGGGCGTCTGACTCACCtgggaaattgaaagaaaggagataagtgACAAATACATGAGTTTATTGCATCATCTACAATCTGACACATTTACAGGCAATCTACATGTCAACCTGACACCTACAAAAACATAGAATGACATCTGGTCACTTGTCCCCATCACTCACTGGGCAGGTGTTTGTATTTATGAAAGTGGAGGGGCTGATGGTGCGTGGCATGGAGTGTGCCAAGGCTATGCCAGGGCTGGAGGTGATGGGGCCGCCCAGCATCTCCCCAACCCCCAGGTCCAGCCCCAAATCCTTGATGTCGTGCAGGTCCAAatcatcctttatttcatcaaGATCCAAATCAGGCCAGTTGATGTGATTCAACAAGTCTGTAATGTAAGGAGAGTTTTACTTGCTAATTCACATCCCCAACCATCCTAGTACATGGATACACAGTAAAGCATTACACATTGGACTAAAAATTAAACTAAAGTGATAAATGTAGCCATGTATCTGCTACTGATGCTATTACTGACTTTCATTGACTGAAGAAGACTTCAAAACAGTACCTATTCCAAATAAGGAGCTCTTAATCATGAAGTCatgcaaatgtttttttttttctacatatataACTACAAAtttgaaaataattaaatatataaataaataaaatatatgaatgcaTTTGACATtggtgcaacacacacacacacacacacagtaatataaTGACTAAAAACTGAGGCAGAAATAATGTCATCAATCTACATAATTTCAATGACCAATCCCAATTAATTTTAATAGATATATAATATATTTCTTCAATCTCAATTCATGGACTTTTTAGTATCGATTTTGATTTAATTCAGGGCTGATCCCAACACTGCTACCACAAAAGCCACTGATACATACATAGAGCTGTGCAGCACTGccccccatccttcccttcctcgcccACTGGGCATATATAGTCTTTACTTGTAATAAGCACATCCACGACCTTCCCCTTGTCCAAGTTGACGTTTCCTTCCTTAACCTTATAGATACCCGgctataaatacacacactgccACGCTTGCAAGGTCGCTCACGCCACATTGCAACATTGCTCAGTCTGCAGTACCCACACGTACGCCTctacgccactgcctcccttccAACATTCACTCTTCATCTTTAATTTTTAACTCAATATAAGATATGGGGTGGCACTCGGGGTAGACAACATTCGATGTGAAGATTCTGTCTACTGAAGGCTATCGAGAAAAACAACGGATATTATCAACAACGGTGAATGTGTATAACCTTCCCAGCAGGTGTGGCTCAGTGAGGTAAACAAGACAAGGCAGGTGTCAATCACAAGTCCGCCATGTGACTAATGAACACAAGAATATGCTCAAACTTATCAAAGCGATGATACCAGTCCGTTAGTCCCACGATTACCGATACACGTCTATCATTAATCACCCAGATAAACCAGGTGTCAcaatgaaaggtaaataaacacacaccgaGTCAGGTCACGTTTCCAACTTTCCCACGCACCCATTACCCTCGTGACTCCTGACACTGGGGACGTTGTATCAGTAACAGCAGCGGGGACAAACACACTCAAGGGCACTTACCGTCCTCCACCAGGTCGTCGGGAATCACCACATCGTCCTCCATCGCGGCCTGAGCGGGTGGTCGCGAGTGCAATGTTACGCTGCTTCTTTCCCACAGTGACCACCGAGAGACTGACTGTGGCGCGATATTGCCTCATACGCTTAGCCAATCACCACACACGCCTTACCCAGCTCGCACCAATGACAGAGCCGCCTCACCAGCCTCCCGCCAATCCCAACCCCGCCTCACCATCACGCCATATGACATCACACTGACGTCCACCAAAACAAGGAGACCGGAGATGCCAGGCGCACGATGACTAATACcaccacagacagacacaccagaAAGTGTCAGGTGTATTCATAATCTATAGGCGTGGTGATTAAATCGTGGTAGTGATACTGGTAATGACGGAGGACAGGGGAGAAAGTAATGATAGAATGCACAAAGCGAGCCACAGATCACGTGAGAGGTCTCGGAGCATATTATGTT
The window above is part of the Portunus trituberculatus isolate SZX2019 chromosome 31, ASM1759143v1, whole genome shotgun sequence genome. Proteins encoded here:
- the LOC123511156 gene encoding sterol regulatory element-binding protein 1-like isoform X2, which produces MEDDVVIPDDLVEDDLLNHINWPDLDLDEIKDDLDLHDIKDLGLDLGVGEMLGGPITSSPGIALAHSMPRTISPSTFINTNTCPVSQTPTEAKANVPQHLSMVGTPPVRQVAHVAPAPRVEAPVVSVAPSAAPQLHHLLAHPQVTVAPQANPVAHVTSQGMPVQQVAALAPAKRAVTTVTQLVQQQPTLVQQLVLPKTETITTNSNGGCLAVPHTLVYKTAPALTTIQGIDVVAGIPLVLEHDRLPLARVVSPAVKLSTQGVPPKGEKRNSHNAIEKRYRCSINDKIIELKNLVAGEEAKLHKSQILKKAIDHIHNLRGQNRRLRAELNAYRMRDGNQKIADLLVGPYTPPPSDSSSPAHSPLSDSSLPPSPHSKTEELPSPSSSPPYFVAQAPSMAEGSRMMLCVMVLTVLAFNPLASLSPAPAHPIMGDVPGRTILEEQPQAGDGFSQLWSSAAVWLVNLAVVAVLLVRVFVYGEPVVRRRSQAADEFWRHCKQADQDLSKGQYASASQQYSQALQSIGRPLPTTWPEKVLSVLWQVTRQLLQRLYLGRWLAKYAGGLFLQPCVREDVRENVCECARVYHRLHQLHLMGHTSDTSHLLGLYLAITSINLGESGPVGGGDMAEMLVMCALRVKESLPEPCRLLARVLLGLAGRSTPPPTLAWLFTPSGRRFFASHKWSYDADRQSMFTRLTDKADPLAYLLLLYREHLLECAITTLVNPGNKAEDGHEEGGSHSRTTTPDVLRYLHTLQHTFTAPPGAALHAASRDEVCSWWSSLLGVIAHWLLGEDDLAETLFSTLENTPEYLRTSEDPLPTAVLYAVRARRQLGHGSLSVVLRLCDRSGAALSDSIHQASYKHPHSMVQSVQLIVVDWLLGVRTVAWEGEVVRDCDTLTVAPPHVLQGFQHDLALLRKLVHYLPGVVARVFLHEATLRMMAGASPARTQQLLDRSLRHRYSRPSVICGKDKNPERFSGEREHATALMLACRHLPSQLLSSPGERAGMLAEAAKTLEKIGDKRRLQDCYTLMKSLGTGVSSYG
- the LOC123511156 gene encoding sterol regulatory element-binding protein 1-like isoform X3; the encoded protein is MLGGPITSSPGIALAHSMPRTISPSTFINTNTCPVSQTPTEAKANVPQHLSMVGTPPVRQVAHVAPAPRVEAPVVSVAPSAAPQLHHLLAHPQVTVAPQANPVAHVTSQGMPVQQVAALAPAKRAVTTVTQLVQQQPTLVQQLVLPKTETITTNSNGGCLAVPHTLVYKTAPALTTIQGIDVVAGIPLVLEHDRLPLARVVSPAVKLSTQGVPPKGEKRNSHNAIEKRYRCSINDKIIELKNLVAGEEAKLHKSQILKKAIDHIHNLRGQNRRLRAELNAYRMRDGNQKIADLLVGPYTPPPSDSSSPAHSPLSDSSLPPSPHSKTEVKEEELPSPSSSPPYFVAQAPSMAEGSRMMLCVMVLTVLAFNPLASLSPAPAHPIMGDVPGRTILEEQPQAGDGFSQLWSSAAVWLVNLAVVAVLLVRVFVYGEPVVRRRSQAADEFWRHCKQADQDLSKGQYASASQQYSQALQSIGRPLPTTWPEKVLSVLWQVTRQLLQRLYLGRWLAKYAGGLFLQPCVREDVRENVCECARVYHRLHQLHLMGHTSDTSHLLGLYLAITSINLGESGPVGGGDMAEMLVMCALRVKESLPEPCRLLARVLLGLAGRSTPPPTLAWLFTPSGRRFFASHKWSYDADRQSMFTRLTDKADPLAYLLLLYREHLLECAITTLVNPGNKAEDGHEEGGSHSRTTTPDVLRYLHTLQHTFTAPPGAALHAASRDEVCSWWSSLLGVIAHWLLGEDDLAETLFSTLENTPEYLRTSEDPLPTAVLYAVRARRQLGHGSLSVVLRLCDRSGAALSDSIHQASYKHPHSMVQSVQLIVVDWLLGVRTVAWEGEVVRDCDTLTVAPPHVLQGFQHDLALLRKLVHYLPGVVARVFLHEATLRMMAGASPARTQQLLDRSLRHRYSRPSVICGKDKNPERFSGEREHATALMLACRHLPSQLLSSPGERAGMLAEAAKTLEKIGDKRRLQDCYTLMKSLGTGVSSYG
- the LOC123511156 gene encoding sterol regulatory element-binding protein 1-like isoform X1, whose protein sequence is MEDDVVIPDDLVEDDLLNHINWPDLDLDEIKDDLDLHDIKDLGLDLGVGEMLGGPITSSPGIALAHSMPRTISPSTFINTNTCPVSQTPTEAKANVPQHLSMVGTPPVRQVAHVAPAPRVEAPVVSVAPSAAPQLHHLLAHPQVTVAPQANPVAHVTSQGMPVQQVAALAPAKRAVTTVTQLVQQQPTLVQQLVLPKTETITTNSNGGCLAVPHTLVYKTAPALTTIQGIDVVAGIPLVLEHDRLPLARVVSPAVKLSTQGVPPKGEKRNSHNAIEKRYRCSINDKIIELKNLVAGEEAKLHKSQILKKAIDHIHNLRGQNRRLRAELNAYRMRDGNQKIADLLVGPYTPPPSDSSSPAHSPLSDSSLPPSPHSKTEVKEEELPSPSSSPPYFVAQAPSMAEGSRMMLCVMVLTVLAFNPLASLSPAPAHPIMGDVPGRTILEEQPQAGDGFSQLWSSAAVWLVNLAVVAVLLVRVFVYGEPVVRRRSQAADEFWRHCKQADQDLSKGQYASASQQYSQALQSIGRPLPTTWPEKVLSVLWQVTRQLLQRLYLGRWLAKYAGGLFLQPCVREDVRENVCECARVYHRLHQLHLMGHTSDTSHLLGLYLAITSINLGESGPVGGGDMAEMLVMCALRVKESLPEPCRLLARVLLGLAGRSTPPPTLAWLFTPSGRRFFASHKWSYDADRQSMFTRLTDKADPLAYLLLLYREHLLECAITTLVNPGNKAEDGHEEGGSHSRTTTPDVLRYLHTLQHTFTAPPGAALHAASRDEVCSWWSSLLGVIAHWLLGEDDLAETLFSTLENTPEYLRTSEDPLPTAVLYAVRARRQLGHGSLSVVLRLCDRSGAALSDSIHQASYKHPHSMVQSVQLIVVDWLLGVRTVAWEGEVVRDCDTLTVAPPHVLQGFQHDLALLRKLVHYLPGVVARVFLHEATLRMMAGASPARTQQLLDRSLRHRYSRPSVICGKDKNPERFSGEREHATALMLACRHLPSQLLSSPGERAGMLAEAAKTLEKIGDKRRLQDCYTLMKSLGTGVSSYG